Proteins encoded by one window of Arabidopsis thaliana chromosome 2, partial sequence:
- a CDS encoding Chloroplast-targeted copper chaperone protein (Chloroplast-targeted copper chaperone protein; FUNCTIONS IN: copper ion binding, metal ion binding; INVOLVED IN: copper ion transport, metal ion transport; LOCATED IN: chloroplast; EXPRESSED IN: 21 plant structures; EXPRESSED DURING: 13 growth stages; CONTAINS InterPro DOMAIN/s: Heavy metal transport/detoxification protein (InterPro:IPR006121), Copper chaperone, chloroplast-targeted, predicted (InterPro:IPR016578); BEST Arabidopsis thaliana protein match is: Chloroplast-targeted copper chaperone protein (TAIR:AT3G53530.1); Has 1827 Blast hits to 1203 proteins in 102 species: Archae - 0; Bacteria - 68; Metazoa - 145; Fungi - 15; Plants - 1082; Viruses - 0; Other Eukaryotes - 517 (source: NCBI BLink).): MRFSDIFCSSPASTAVRHSTLHHDGNVTGGRRSFQSHLRSQNPSKKKDKTVPCFSSEMPLIPIPRHLSCRNSFESPSGFRPKIASARGSDVQIRRKSSADVSDLRRSRSSLLSSSSRYLLKDHKSLKGDDKDLWLSSDRSKDLILYRDRNVTSSASSSSSSSSSSFSSSVTNVSSPAPSTDDQVVVLRVSIHCKGCEGKVRKHISKMEGVTSYTIDLATKKVTVVGKITPVGLVESISKVKFAQLWPSSSSPPFPHIPNYSLLKS, from the exons atgagatTTAGTGATATTTTCTGCTCTTCTCCGGCATCAACCGCCGTACGACATAGTACACTTCACCACGACGGAAATGTTACCGGAGGTCGCAGATCTTTCCAAAGCCACCTCCGGAGCCAAAACCCTAGTAAGAAGAAGGATAAAACTGTCCCTTGCTTCTCTTCCGAGATGCCTTTAATCCCTATTCCTCGTCACTTGAGCTGTAGAAACTCCTTTGAATCTCCAAGCGGGTTTCGTCCGAAAATCGCTTCGGCTCGCGGTAGCGATGTTCAAATCCGCCGGAAAAGCTCTGCTGACGTAAGTGACTTGAGGAGATCAAGGAGTTCTCTGCTAAGCTCATCGTCCAGGTATCTTTTAAAAGATCATAAGTCTTTGAAAGGTGATGATAAGGACCTCTGGTTATCATCGGATCGTTCTAAAGATTTGATTCTTTACCGTGACCGCAACGTAACTTCTTCAgcctcatcatcttcttcgtcttcttcatcatctttctcttcttctgtgaCCAATGTTTCATCGCCGGCTCCATCCACTGATGACCAG GTTGTTGTTTTGAGGGTATCAATCCATTGCAAGGGATGTGAAGGAAAGGTTAGAAAGCATATCTCCAAAATGGAAG GGGTGACGTCATACACTATTGATTTAGCGACAAAGAAGGTGACGGTGGTCGGAAAGATAACACCCGTCGGACTAGTAGAAAGCATCTCAAAGGTCAAATTCGCTCAGCTTTGgccttcctcttcttctcctccatttcCTCACATTCCTAATTATTCACTCCTCAAATCTtaa
- the EXO70H5 gene encoding exocyst subunit exo70 family protein H5 (exocyst subunit exo70 family protein H5 (EXO70H5); INVOLVED IN: exocytosis, vesicle docking involved in exocytosis; LOCATED IN: exocyst; EXPRESSED IN: sepal, male gametophyte, flower, pollen tube; EXPRESSED DURING: L mature pollen stage, M germinated pollen stage, 4 anthesis; CONTAINS InterPro DOMAIN/s: Exo70 exocyst complex subunit (InterPro:IPR004140), HEAT, type 2 (InterPro:IPR021133); BEST Arabidopsis thaliana protein match is: exocyst subunit exo70 family protein H6 (TAIR:AT1G07725.1); Has 30201 Blast hits to 17322 proteins in 780 species: Archae - 12; Bacteria - 1396; Metazoa - 17338; Fungi - 3422; Plants - 5037; Viruses - 0; Other Eukaryotes - 2996 (source: NCBI BLink).): MMLLFKPSLTLGRRIKPRPCQSFSESLLMDSIEAAETLTRKWISPDLSSSSSCSLSSIFSTDNRVEGRRFVEVINSLQYAIQGVVLVNPESPKLTRAHNLVTIAMKQLEKEFYRILKSNRRNLDPESVSVRSSPSFNARNKVSIYSQVPKSEEADVMTDLKMIADCMISSGYENECIKIYKKIRGSIMVKALSNLGFENLSFGKIQKLDWDSMEKNIKKWLEATKVLITNLFEGERILSDHVFSPSVSVAESCFTEITLDSALTLFIFPVSVARCKKTVEKIFLTLDIYQTISQLMPQIEEIFSYDSTTAVRLQAADSLNNLGEEINSMVAEFEASITKESSKTPIRGGSVHQLTRYVMNFIVFLADYHECLAGVLTESTLPLPEDYFGNNDEDNNEGETGSSSTVTTRIAWLILVLLCKIDTKSRMYNDMALSYLFLANNLHYVISKVRTSNMRVVLGDEWVTNHEGKVTQYLEKYEKIAWGEVITSLFDSNEEMLEEHVAKERLMRFNEGFEEAFQKQSEWVVPDSKLRDDLKDSVTEKLTTVTTTFYEKYHVENWEEVKFAPEDLDNYLSDLFLGTGRSCIIVPSLKQSDSGRSLKDSESGR; this comes from the exons atgatgcTACTATTTAAACCGTCTTTAACTCTAGGAAGAAGGATAAAACCACGTCCATGCCAAAGCTTCTCTGAGTCTCTTCTAATGGATAGTATTGAAGCAGCTGAAACTCTCACACGTAAATGGATTTCTCCAGATCTCTCTAGTTCATCTTCTTGCTCCCTCTCCTCGATTTTCTCCACCGATAATCGCGTAGAAGGACGAAGATTCGTCGAAGTTATCAACAGCTTACAATACGCAATTCAAGGAGTGGTCTTGGTGAATCCTGAATCACCAAAGCTTACTAGAGCGCATAATCTTGTGACAATCGCTATGAAACAGTTGGAAAAAGAGTTTTACCGGATTTTAAAATCGAATCGACGGAATCTTGATCCGGAATCCGTATCCGTTCGATCTTCCCCATCTTTCAATGCAAGAAACAAAGTGTCTATTTATTCCCAAGTTCCAAAATCTGAAGAAGCTGATGTTATGACGGATTTGAAAATGATCGCTGATTGTATGATATCTTCGGGTTACGAAAACGAATGTATCAAGATTTACAAGAAGATTAGAGGATCAATCATGGTTAAAGCGTTGAGTAACTTAGGGTTTGAGAATCTAAGTTTTGGCAAGATTCAAAAATTGGATTGGGATAGTATGGAGAAGAACATCAAGAAATGGTTAGAAGCTACGAAAGTCCTAATCACAAACTTGTTCGAGGGAGAAAGAATCCTTAGCGATCACGTTTTCTCGCCTTCAGTCTCTGTCGCGGAGTCTTGTTTCACGGAGATCACGTTAGATAGTGCTTTAACACTCTTTATCTTCCCCGTGAGTGTAGCTCGATGTAAGAAAACCGTCGAGAAAATCTTCCTTACTCTCGACATTTACCAAACGATATCGCAGCTTATGCCTCAAATCGAAGAGATTTTTAGTTATGATTCGACTACTGCGGTTCGACTACAAGCTGCTGATTCTCTCAACAATCTCGGTGAAGAGATTAATTCAATGGTGGCTGAATTCGAAGCTTCGATTACGAAAGAATCTTCGAAAACCCCAATCCGTGGAGGCAGTGTTCATCAGCTCACAAG GTACGTAATGAATTTCATCGTTTTTCTCGCGGATTACCACGAATGTCTCGCTGGAGTTCTCACCGAATCGACGTTGCCATTACCGGAAGATTACTTTGGGAACAATGACGAAGACAACAACGAAGGAGAAACCGGATCTTCTTCTACTGTAACCACAAGAATTGCATGGCTAATCCTCGTCTTGCTCTGTAAAATCGACACGAAATCTCGAATGTACAACGACATGGCTCTTTCATACCTCTTCCTAGCCAACAATCTGCATTACGTGATCTCCAAGGTACGTACATCGAATATGAGAGTCGTGCTTGGCGACGAATGGGTAACGAATCACGAAGGGAAAGTTACTCAGTACCTCGAAAAATACGAGAAAATTGCTTGGGGAGAAGTGATAACGTCACTTTTCGATTCCAACGAAGAAATGCTCGAAGAACACGTGGCGAAAGAGCGGTTGATGCGGTTCAACGAAGGGTTTGAGGAAGCGTTTCAGAAACAGAGTGAGTGGGTCGTACCGGATTCGAAACTTAGAGACGATTTAAAAGATTCCGTGACGGAGAAGTTAACAACTGTTACGACGACGTTTTATGAAAAGTACCACGTTGAAAATTGGGAGGAAGTCAAATTTGCCCCTGAAGATTTGGATAATTACCTCTCTGACCTTTTCTTAGGTACGGGACGATCTTGTATTATCGTTCCTTCGCTTAAACAATCGGACTCGGGACGTTCACTTAAAGATTCAGAATCAGGACGTTGA
- the ESB1 gene encoding Disease resistance-responsive (dirigent-like protein) family protein (Disease resistance-responsive (dirigent-like protein) family protein; FUNCTIONS IN: molecular_function unknown; LOCATED IN: endomembrane system; EXPRESSED IN: 9 plant structures; EXPRESSED DURING: petal differentiation and expansion stage, E expanded cotyledon stage, D bilateral stage; CONTAINS InterPro DOMAIN/s: Plant disease resistance response protein (InterPro:IPR004265); BEST Arabidopsis thaliana protein match is: Disease resistance-responsive (dirigent-like protein) family protein (TAIR:AT1G07730.2); Has 149387 Blast hits to 52063 proteins in 2552 species: Archae - 249; Bacteria - 55746; Metazoa - 39096; Fungi - 9081; Plants - 13630; Viruses - 2093; Other Eukaryotes - 29492 (source: NCBI BLink).), producing the protein MAGQKILSLLVIALVVTFAAAARLLDEENAFSATTTTLGSGSGSTGIGFGAGTGSSGSGSTGFGFGAGSGSSGSGSTGSGLGAGTGSIPSSGSGPGLLPTASSVPGSLAGGGSGSLPTTGSATGAGAGTGSALGGGPGAGSALGGGAGAGPALGGGAGAGPALGGGAGAGSALGGGGAGAGPALGGGVAGSGSALGGGASAGPDNTLVFFMHDILGGSNPTARAVTGVVANPALSGQLPFAKPNGANLPVSNGVPSNNNNNGIVNNNNVPFLVGLGGTTANILQNNNNGNNILNGFPVASGGQLPSGSALQMLMFGTMTVIDDELTEGHELGSGLLGKAQGYYVASAIDGTSQTMAFTAMFESGGYEDSISFFGVLRTAVSESHIGVMGGTGKYVNARGFAILKTFTGSSGTQQNQPHQFTDGLETVVECTVYLSY; encoded by the exons ATGGCTGGTCAAAAGATACTTTCTTTACTGGTTATAGCTCTTGTTGTTACTTTTGCAGCTGCGGCTCGGCttcttgatgaagaaaatgcATTCTCAGCTACCACAACCACCCTTGGCTCAGGTTCAGGTTCCACCGGAATTGGTTTTGGTGCAGGAACAGGGTCAAGTGGTTCAGGTTCCACGGGATTCGGTTTTGGTGCAGGATCAGGGTCATCTGGTTCAGGTTCTACTGGAAGCGGTCTCGGTGCAGGTACAGGGTCAATACCATCAAGTGGTTCAGGTCCTGGTCTTCTACCAACTGCCAGTTCTGTTCCTGGTTCTTTAGCGGGTGGTGGTTCAGGTTCCTTGCCTACCACTGGTTCAGCCACTGGTGCAGGTGCAGGTACCGGTTCAGCTCTTGGAGGTGGTCCAGGTGCTGGCTCAGCTCTTGGTGGTGGTGCGGGTGCCGGTCCAGCTCTTGGTGGTGGTGCGGGTGCCGGTCCAGCTCTTGGTGGTGGTGCAGGTGCTGGTTCAGctcttggtggtggtggtgcaG GTGCTGGTCCAGCtcttggtggtggtgttgCAGGTTCTGGTTCAGCTCTTGGTGGTGGTGCAAGTGCTGGTCCTGACAATACGTTGGTATTTTTTATGCATGATATACTCGGTGGTTCAAATCCCACTGCCAGAGCCGTAACTGGAGTCGTCGCAAATCCGGCTTTAAGCGGGCAACTTCCATTTGCTAAACCCAACGGCGCAAACCTTCCTGTAAGCAACGGAGTTCcgtcaaacaacaacaacaatgggattgtcaacaacaacaatgtccCTTTCCTCGTTGGACTCGGCGGAACCACAGCTAACATTCTCCAGAACAACAATAACGGAAACAACATTTTAAATGGTTTCCCTGTTGCTAGTGGCGGTCAGCTCCCGAGCGGTTCTGCTCTTCAGATGCTAATGTTCGGGACAATGACAGTAATCGATGATGAACTAACTGAAGGCCATGAGCTCGGATCTGGCTTACTCGGGAAAGCGCAGGGATATTATGTGGCGAGTGCAATTGACGGAACTAGCCAGACAATGGCTTTCACCGCGATGTTTGAAAGCGGCGGTTATGAAGATAGTATAAGCTTCTTTGGGGTTCTCAGAACAGCGGTATCAGAATCGCATATAGGAGTAATGGGAGGTACCGGAAAGTATGTGAATGCGAGGGGATTCGCGATTCTGAAGACGTTTACAGGATCTAGCGGGACGCAGCAGAATCAGCCGCATCAGTTCACTGATGGGCTTGAGACTGTTGTTGAGTGTACCGTTTATCTTTCTtactag
- a CDS encoding uncharacterized protein (unknown protein; FUNCTIONS IN: molecular_function unknown; INVOLVED IN: biological_process unknown; LOCATED IN: cellular_component unknown; Has 30201 Blast hits to 17322 proteins in 780 species: Archae - 12; Bacteria - 1396; Metazoa - 17338; Fungi - 3422; Plants - 5037; Viruses - 0; Other Eukaryotes - 2996 (source: NCBI BLink).), whose translation MLFPLLLFWRMLAVVPPSPTRKGTLLLLTIPLLLLFDGTPLLTGRFAPLGLANGSCPLKAGFATTPVTALAVGFEPPSISCIKNTNVLSGPALAPPPRAEPEPATPPPRAGPAPAPPPPRAGPAPAPPPPRAEPAPAPPPRAGPAPAPPPRAGPAPAPPPRAEPAPGPPPRAEPVPAPAPVAEPVVGKEPEPPPAKEPGTELAVGRRPGPEPLDGIDPVPAPRPLPVEPEPDDPDPAPKPNPVEPEPLDPVPAPKPIPVEPEPEPRVVVVAENAFSSSRSRAAAAKVTTRAITSKESIF comes from the coding sequence ATGTTGTTTCCGTTATTGTTGTTCTGGAGAATGTTAGCTGTGGTTCCGCCGAGTCCAACGAGGAAAGggacattgttgttgttgacaatcccattgttgttgttgtttgacgGAACTCCGTTGCTTACAGGAAGGTTTGCGCCGTTGGGTTTAGCAAATGGAAGTTGCCCGCTTAAAGCCGGATTTGCGACGACTCCAGTTACGGCTCTGGCAGTGGGATTTGAACCACCGAGTATATCATGCATAAAAAATACCAACGTATTGTCAGGACCAGCACTTGCACCACCACCAAGAGCTGAACCAGAACCTGcaacaccaccaccaagaGCTGGACCAGCACCtgcaccaccaccaccaagagCTGGACCAGCACCtgcaccaccaccaccaagagCTGAACCAGCACCTGCACCACCACCAAGAGCTGGACCGGCACCCGCACCACCACCAAGAGCTGGACCGGCACCCGCACCACCACCAAGAGCTGAGCCAGCACCTGGACCACCTCCAAGAGCTGAACCGGTACCTGCACCTGCACCAGTGGCTGAACCAGTGGTAGGCAAGGAACCTGAACCACCACCCGCTAAAGAACCAGGAACAGAACTGGCAGTTGGTAGAAGACCAGGACCTGAACCACTTGATGGTATTGACCCTGTACCTGCACCGAGACCGCTTCCAGTAGAACCTGAACCAGATGACCCTGATCCTGCACCAAAACCGAATCCCGTGGAACCTGAACCACTTGACCCTGTTCCTGCACCAAAACCAATTCCGGTGGAACCTGAACCTGAGCCAAGGGTGGTTGTGGTAGCTGAGAATgcattttcttcatcaagaaGCCGAGCCGCAGCTGCAAAAGTAACAACAAGAGCTATAACCAGTAAAGAAAGTATCTTTTGA
- the EXO70H8 gene encoding exocyst subunit exo70 family protein H8 (exocyst subunit exo70 family protein H8 (EXO70H8); INVOLVED IN: exocytosis, vesicle docking involved in exocytosis; LOCATED IN: exocyst; EXPRESSED IN: 22 plant structures; EXPRESSED DURING: 14 growth stages; CONTAINS InterPro DOMAIN/s: Exo70 exocyst complex subunit (InterPro:IPR004140); BEST Arabidopsis thaliana protein match is: exocyst subunit exo70 family protein H6 (TAIR:AT1G07725.1); Has 811 Blast hits to 805 proteins in 86 species: Archae - 0; Bacteria - 0; Metazoa - 138; Fungi - 17; Plants - 641; Viruses - 0; Other Eukaryotes - 15 (source: NCBI BLink).): MVLFTLSTTSSSSSKLKQHSHQSFSESLMEHTIEDAESIIHRWISPEHVHSSSFCFISSLFSTENREEAKRFIDAVTTLHSGMIRLISVNPTSMKLVKAENLMRISMTHLSKEFYRILKSNRRYLDPESVSIRSSKASDSDSDSDSNTMDDLKMIADCMISSGYSKECFKIYKRIRKSIINEALNQLGFENLTFSQIQKLEWEVMEKKIRKWLRTTTRAVNTLFSGEQILSDHVFSSSSSTIRESAFAEITSQTALALFTFPEKMAKCRKSPEKIFLTLDVYQTIVDLLPKINELFSSDSTSTVRSQVDLTLVNLREGVVSMIDEFESSISKESSKSLISGGGIHQLTRYVMNFIVFLADYSDTLSDIISKPSLPSPEEEKDSGDSSPVKSRISRLILFLLCKIDAKSRLYNDVALSYLFLINNVNYVVVKVRSSNLKTVLSEDWVKKHEAKVKKYVAKFEEIVWGEMMTSLSDDVTMTAEEGIKRFSDGFEEAYKRQTGWIVPDSKLRDEIKRSVGMMIIPRYSGFCERNRVRLLENVGFDPEDIGNYLSDLYFGSGGSGSGSSVHSSGSSV; this comes from the coding sequence atggtACTCTTCACTTtatcaacaacttcttcttcttcttctaagctAAAACAACATTCACACCAAAGCTTCTCAGAGTCTCTAATGGAACACACTATCGAAGACGCTGAATCCATCATCCATCGATGGATTTCACCAGAACACGTCcactcttcttccttctgCTTCATCTCATCGCTATTTTCAACCGAAAACCGCGAAGAAGCGAAACGATTCATCGACGCTGTTACCACCTTACACTCCGGTATGATAAGACTAATCTCAGTGAATCCAACGTCAATGAAACTCGTTAAAGCAGAGAATCTAATGCGTATCTCAATGACTCATCTCTCCAAAGAGTTTTACCGCATTCTCAAATCGAACCGACGTTATCTCGACCCCGAATCCGTCTCTATCCGTTCTTCAAAAGCTTCCGATTCCGACTCCGATTCCGATTCCAACACCATGGATGATCTAAAGATGATCGCGGATTGTATGATATCATCTGGCTACAGCAAAGAATGCTTTAAAATCTACAAAAGAATCCGTAAATCGATCATTAACGAAGCGTTAAACCAACTCGGATTCGAGAATTTAACGTTTTCGCAGATTCAGAAACTTGAATGGGAAgttatggagaagaagatacgTAAATGgttaagaacaacaacaagagcAGTGAATACTCTGTTTTCCGGTGAACAAATCCTCTCCGATCATgtcttctcttcatcatcatcaacaattcGTGAATCTGCATTTGCAGAAATCACATCACAAACCGCTTTAGCTTTGTTCACTTTCCCGGAAAAAATGGCGAAATGTCGAAAATCTCCGGAGAAGATCTTCCTCACTCTCGATGTTTATCAAACGATCGTTGATCTATTACCTAAGATCAACGAACTCTTTAGCTCTGATTCAACCTCCACCGTTAGATCACAAGTCGATTTAACATTAGTGAATCTCAGAGAAGGTGTGGTTTCGATGATCGACGAGTTCGAATCTTCGATTTCGAAAGAATCATCGAAATCGTTAATCTCCGGTGGTGGAATTCATCAATTGACAAGGTATGTAATGAATTTCATCGTCTTCCTCGCTGATTACAGTGATACACTCTCCGATATCATCTCGAAACCGTCGTTACCTTCaccggaagaagaaaaagactcCGGAGATTCGTCACCGGTGAAATCACGAATCTCGAGGTTGATTTTGTTCTTACTCTGTAAAATCGACGCCAAGTCTCGTCTCTATAACGACGTAGCTCTCTCGTAtctgtttttgattaataacGTTAATTACGTTGTTGTTAAAGTCCGATCTTCGAATTTGAAGACGGTTTTGAGTGAGGATTGGGTTAAGAAGCATGAAGCGAAGGTGAAGAAGTATGTGGCGAAGTTTGAGGAGATTGTTTGGGGAGAGATGATGACGTCACTTTCTGATGATGTGACGATGACTGCGGAGGAAGGGATTAAGCGGTTTAGTGATGGGTTTGAGGAAGCGTATAAGAGACAAACCGGTTGGATTGTACCGGATTCGAAATTGAGAGATGAGATTAAACGGTCTGTTGGGATGATGATTATACCGAGATATTCCGGGTTTTGTGAAAGGAACCGGGTCAGGTTATTGGAGAATGTCGGATTTGACCCTGAGGATATTGGGAATTATCTTTCGGATTTGTATTTTGGGTCTGGTGGATCAGGGAGTGGTTCGTCAGTTCATTCTTCGGGTTCTTCTGTTTAA
- the ESB1 gene encoding Disease resistance-responsive (dirigent-like protein) family protein (Disease resistance-responsive (dirigent-like protein) family protein; FUNCTIONS IN: molecular_function unknown; EXPRESSED IN: 9 plant structures; EXPRESSED DURING: petal differentiation and expansion stage, E expanded cotyledon stage, D bilateral stage; CONTAINS InterPro DOMAIN/s: Plant disease resistance response protein (InterPro:IPR004265); BEST Arabidopsis thaliana protein match is: Disease resistance-responsive (dirigent-like protein) family protein (TAIR:AT1G07730.2); Has 754 Blast hits to 754 proteins in 40 species: Archae - 0; Bacteria - 2; Metazoa - 0; Fungi - 2; Plants - 744; Viruses - 0; Other Eukaryotes - 6 (source: NCBI BLink).), which yields MHDILGGSNPTARAVTGVVANPALSGQLPFAKPNGANLPVSNGVPSNNNNNGIVNNNNVPFLVGLGGTTANILQNNNNGNNILNGFPVASGGQLPSGSALQMLMFGTMTVIDDELTEGHELGSGLLGKAQGYYVASAIDGTSQTMAFTAMFESGGYEDSISFFGVLRTAVSESHIGVMGGTGKYVNARGFAILKTFTGSSGTQQNQPHQFTDGLETVVECTVYLSY from the coding sequence ATGCATGATATACTCGGTGGTTCAAATCCCACTGCCAGAGCCGTAACTGGAGTCGTCGCAAATCCGGCTTTAAGCGGGCAACTTCCATTTGCTAAACCCAACGGCGCAAACCTTCCTGTAAGCAACGGAGTTCcgtcaaacaacaacaacaatgggattgtcaacaacaacaatgtccCTTTCCTCGTTGGACTCGGCGGAACCACAGCTAACATTCTCCAGAACAACAATAACGGAAACAACATTTTAAATGGTTTCCCTGTTGCTAGTGGCGGTCAGCTCCCGAGCGGTTCTGCTCTTCAGATGCTAATGTTCGGGACAATGACAGTAATCGATGATGAACTAACTGAAGGCCATGAGCTCGGATCTGGCTTACTCGGGAAAGCGCAGGGATATTATGTGGCGAGTGCAATTGACGGAACTAGCCAGACAATGGCTTTCACCGCGATGTTTGAAAGCGGCGGTTATGAAGATAGTATAAGCTTCTTTGGGGTTCTCAGAACAGCGGTATCAGAATCGCATATAGGAGTAATGGGAGGTACCGGAAAGTATGTGAATGCGAGGGGATTCGCGATTCTGAAGACGTTTACAGGATCTAGCGGGACGCAGCAGAATCAGCCGCATCAGTTCACTGATGGGCTTGAGACTGTTGTTGAGTGTACCGTTTATCTTTCTtactag